A single region of the Maylandia zebra isolate NMK-2024a linkage group LG17, Mzebra_GT3a, whole genome shotgun sequence genome encodes:
- the LOC143413329 gene encoding uncharacterized protein LOC143413329: MPLQSRLLSQIDVLSDKLIKVFKRRGGQIGRRLQNILEPTAQATDEAIIQRSNKETTMGIYIIKSRDANGSPEDIGIVLEGQRVWQDLDNYTLAAAMLFGLMYTLNLTYPLEKYTFEVL, from the exons ATGCCACTGCAGTCCAGATTACTCTCGCAGATAGATGTGCTATCTGACAAACTCATAAAGGTCTTCAAAAGGCGAGGAGGACAAATAGGAAGAAGACTGCAGAACATTCTGGAGCCCACGGCCcag GCCACAGATGAAGCCATTATCCAACGATCTAATAAGGAAACAACCATGGGAATTTACATCATAAAGTCAAGAGATGCCAATGGCAGCCCTGAGGACATCGGGATAGTCCTTGAAGGCCAGAGAGTCTGGCAGGATTTGGATAACTATACCCTAGCAGCTGCAATGCTGTTTGGACTAATGTACACTTTGAACCTCACCTACCCACTGGAAAAGTATACCTTCGAGGTATTATAG